In Herbaspirillum sp. WKF16, one genomic interval encodes:
- a CDS encoding RBBP9/YdeN family alpha/beta hydrolase: MNRSSLHPAAAAPPSRLADYRVLVAPGLHGSGPEHWQSRWQRLYPAFERVEQEEWGQAELPRWSSRLGEMLAQDSRPTVIVAHSFGCLTTVHRAAALQAETGAGSPIVAALLVAPADPDKFGVAAEVSHRLPFAALVVGSEDDPWMSAPRARHWAEAWGAGFTSAGALGHINADSGLGDWTAGQRLLLGLLERAAASPALP, encoded by the coding sequence ATGAACCGCTCTTCTTTGCATCCTGCCGCCGCCGCGCCGCCGTCGCGCCTGGCCGACTACCGCGTGCTGGTCGCGCCCGGCCTGCACGGCAGCGGACCCGAGCACTGGCAGTCGCGCTGGCAGCGCCTGTATCCGGCATTCGAACGGGTAGAGCAGGAGGAGTGGGGCCAGGCCGAGCTGCCGCGCTGGTCGAGCCGCTTGGGCGAGATGTTGGCGCAGGACAGCCGGCCCACCGTGATCGTGGCCCACAGCTTCGGCTGCCTGACCACGGTGCACCGCGCCGCCGCCTTGCAGGCCGAGACCGGCGCCGGCTCCCCGATTGTGGCCGCCTTGCTGGTGGCCCCGGCCGATCCCGACAAGTTCGGCGTCGCCGCCGAGGTCAGCCACCGCCTGCCGTTCGCGGCGCTGGTGGTGGGCAGCGAGGACGATCCCTGGATGAGCGCGCCGCGCGCCCGCCATTGGGCCGAGGCGTGGGGCGCCGGTTTCACCAGCGCCGGGGCGCTCGGGCATATCAATGCCGACTCCGGCCTGGGCGACTGGACCGCCGGCCAGCGCCTGCTGCTGGGCCTGCTGGAGCGCGCCGCCGCCTCGCCGGCCTTGCCATGA
- a CDS encoding EAL domain-containing protein codes for MAYQALDAYLERLNGSTGNAGSAANPNASSASNASKVWLDEQGRAVGRFFNTSLTSAFQAVRSFGGGEVIAYEAFARSYSEIDDGLHLWKLLDQAASDDESVELDRLCRMLHAINYYRQAGDDAPELHLSVHARLLAAVNNNHGVAYRRILSALELPHERIVLQLPVVTPNQRWLLNYVLDNYRRNGFRLGVSANSPLEALSLLDKVRPDLIKVDARELADPDSVALLLLRAADQGVRIFFKRVENREVFDKLEQYGSALAQTIHAQGYLWDTPQAQLQPSGGSGQQAA; via the coding sequence ATGGCTTATCAGGCACTGGACGCTTATCTGGAGCGCCTCAATGGCAGTACCGGCAATGCCGGCAGCGCGGCAAACCCGAACGCATCGAGCGCATCGAATGCATCGAAGGTCTGGCTGGACGAGCAGGGCCGCGCGGTCGGGCGCTTCTTCAATACTTCGCTGACCTCGGCCTTCCAGGCCGTGCGCAGCTTCGGCGGCGGCGAGGTGATCGCCTACGAGGCCTTCGCCCGCAGCTATTCCGAGATCGACGACGGCCTGCACCTGTGGAAGCTGCTGGACCAGGCCGCCAGCGACGACGAGTCGGTCGAGCTCGACCGGCTGTGCCGCATGCTGCACGCCATCAACTACTATCGCCAGGCCGGCGATGACGCGCCCGAGCTGCACCTGTCGGTGCATGCGCGCCTGCTGGCGGCGGTCAACAACAATCACGGCGTGGCCTACCGACGCATCCTTTCGGCGCTGGAGCTGCCGCACGAACGCATCGTGCTGCAGCTGCCGGTGGTCACGCCCAACCAGCGCTGGTTGCTCAACTACGTGCTCGACAACTATCGCCGCAACGGCTTCCGCCTGGGCGTGTCGGCCAACAGCCCGCTGGAGGCGCTGAGCCTGCTCGACAAGGTCAGGCCCGACCTGATCAAGGTCGATGCGCGCGAGCTGGCCGATCCCGACAGCGTGGCGTTGCTGCTGCTGCGCGCGGCGGACCAGGGCGTGCGCATCTTCTTCAAGCGCGTCGAGAACCGCGAGGTGTTCGACAAGCTCGAACAATACGGCAGCGCGCTGGCCCAGACCATCCACGCCCAGGGTTACCTGTGGGACACCCCGCAGGCCCAGCTCCAGCCGTCGGGCGGATCGGGCCAGCAGGCCGCCTGA
- a CDS encoding TOBE domain-containing protein has translation MTIQAINVRNQFKGKVKAIIEGSVVSEVDVETPAGIVTSVITTRSVKDLGLTIGSEVVALVKATEVSIAKL, from the coding sequence ATGACCATCCAGGCAATCAACGTACGCAATCAGTTCAAGGGCAAAGTCAAGGCCATCATCGAGGGTTCCGTGGTGTCGGAAGTCGACGTCGAGACCCCGGCCGGCATCGTCACATCGGTGATCACCACCCGCTCGGTCAAGGACCTGGGCCTGACCATCGGCAGCGAAGTCGTGGCGCTGGTGAAGGCGACCGAAGTCTCGATCGCCAAGCTGTAA
- a CDS encoding ATP-binding cassette domain-containing protein, protein MRIDAQENRQLGRAAGRGIGIRLQALSKSFGGREVLHGIDLEIEPGEFVAIVGRSGCGKSTLLRLVAQLDGATEGEVIYEHNAQAVADPEIRIMFQDSRLLPWKRVQANVALGLPRQAAPQALQALRHVGLDQRAGEWPAVLSGGQRQRVALARALVHDPQLLLLDEPLGALDALTRIEMQALIESLWQERGFTALLVTHDVQEAIALADRVLLIEDGRVALDQRIELARPRSRGQARFAQLEEAILARVLRHPGSAQAVIEEQSQLFAPRGVQQVQWAV, encoded by the coding sequence ATGCGCATCGACGCACAGGAAAACCGCCAGCTGGGCCGCGCCGCCGGCCGCGGCATCGGCATCCGCCTGCAAGCCTTGTCCAAGTCCTTCGGCGGGCGCGAGGTCTTGCACGGTATCGATCTTGAGATCGAGCCGGGCGAATTCGTCGCCATCGTCGGCCGCAGCGGCTGCGGCAAGAGCACCTTGCTGCGCCTGGTGGCGCAGCTGGACGGCGCCACCGAAGGCGAAGTGATTTACGAGCACAACGCGCAGGCAGTGGCCGATCCCGAGATCCGCATCATGTTCCAGGATTCGCGCCTGCTGCCATGGAAGCGGGTGCAGGCCAACGTCGCGCTGGGTTTGCCCAGGCAGGCGGCGCCGCAAGCCCTGCAAGCCTTGCGCCACGTCGGCCTCGACCAGCGCGCCGGCGAATGGCCGGCGGTGCTCTCGGGCGGCCAGCGTCAGCGCGTGGCGCTGGCGCGGGCGCTGGTGCATGACCCGCAACTGCTGCTGCTGGACGAGCCGCTGGGCGCGCTCGACGCGCTGACCCGCATCGAGATGCAGGCGCTGATCGAATCGCTGTGGCAGGAGCGCGGCTTCACCGCCTTGCTGGTCACCCACGACGTTCAGGAAGCCATCGCCCTGGCCGACCGCGTGCTGCTGATCGAGGACGGCCGCGTCGCGCTGGACCAGCGCATCGAACTGGCGCGCCCGCGTTCGCGCGGCCAGGCCCGCTTTGCGCAGCTGGAAGAGGCGATCCTGGCGCGCGTGCTGCGCCATCCCGGCAGCGCGCAGGCTGTCATCGAAGAGCAATCGCAGCTGTTCGCGCCGCGCGGCGTGCAACAGGTGCAATGGGCGGTGTGA
- the ssuC gene encoding aliphatic sulfonate ABC transporter permease SsuC: MTTATSNAPVDAAGVPAAAGKSKKNAERSTRGQAWVGWILPLALVAWWEIAAQAGWLSSRILPEPWAVLKAVWSLSASGELWRHLAVSGGRAASGFAVGAGLGLVLGLLSGSLRSAELLLDTTLQMVRNIPALALIPLVILWFGIDETAKLFLVSVGVFFPVYLNTFHGIRSVDRGLIEMARSYGLSGWALYRDVILPGALPSILVGLRFALGLVWVLLIVAETISAQAGIGYMTMNAREFLQTDVVLVGILLYALLGKLADTAARALERFWLRWHPGYQ; encoded by the coding sequence ATGACGACAGCGACTTCCAATGCTCCAGTCGACGCCGCCGGTGTGCCGGCGGCCGCGGGCAAATCGAAAAAGAACGCCGAGCGCAGTACGCGCGGCCAGGCCTGGGTCGGTTGGATCCTGCCGCTGGCGCTGGTGGCCTGGTGGGAAATCGCAGCCCAGGCCGGCTGGCTCTCCAGCCGCATCCTGCCGGAACCGTGGGCGGTGCTCAAGGCCGTGTGGAGCCTCTCGGCCTCGGGCGAACTGTGGCGCCACCTGGCGGTGTCCGGCGGTCGCGCAGCCTCGGGCTTCGCGGTCGGCGCCGGCCTCGGCCTGGTGCTGGGCCTGCTTTCGGGCAGCCTGCGTTCGGCCGAGCTGCTGCTCGACACCACGCTGCAGATGGTGCGCAATATTCCCGCGCTGGCGCTGATCCCGCTGGTGATCCTGTGGTTCGGCATCGACGAGACGGCCAAGCTGTTCCTGGTCTCGGTGGGCGTGTTCTTCCCGGTCTACCTCAATACCTTCCACGGCATCCGCTCGGTCGACCGCGGCCTGATCGAGATGGCCAGGAGCTACGGCCTCTCGGGCTGGGCGCTGTACCGCGACGTGATCCTGCCGGGCGCCTTGCCGTCCATCCTGGTGGGCCTGCGCTTTGCGCTGGGACTGGTGTGGGTGCTGCTGATCGTGGCCGAGACCATCTCCGCCCAGGCCGGCATCGGCTACATGACCATGAACGCCCGCGAGTTCCTGCAGACCGATGTGGTGCTGGTGGGCATCCTGCTCTACGCCTTGCTGGGCAAGCTGGCCGACACTGCCGCGCGCGCGCTGGAACGCTTCTGGCTGCGCTGGCATCCCGGCTACCAATGA
- the ssuD gene encoding FMNH2-dependent alkanesulfonate monooxygenase produces MNVFWFIPTHGDSRYLGTSEGARPVTHDYMKQVAVAADTLGYDGVLLPTGRSCEDAWVAAASLIDATRRLKFLVAVRPGLTAPTLSARMAATFDRLSNGRLLINVVTGGDPVEQESDGVFGTHAERYEISDEFLKIWRDVLAKTHTGGETSFEGKHLSVKGAKALYPPVQAPYPPLYFGGSSDEAIDLAAEQVDVYLTWGEPPAAVAEKIARVRERAARAGRTLRFGIRLHVIVRDTNEGAWRAADELISRLDDETIAKAQANFARMDSEGQRRMAALHGGRRDKLEVSPNLWAGVGLVRGGAGTALVGDGETVAARLKEYAALGIDTFILSGYPHLEESYRFAELVFPHLPRAQREAQEERKLSGPFGEIVGNTEVPKAAPVRVSAS; encoded by the coding sequence ATGAACGTTTTCTGGTTTATCCCCACCCACGGCGACAGCCGCTACCTCGGCACCTCCGAAGGCGCGCGCCCGGTGACCCACGACTACATGAAGCAGGTCGCGGTGGCCGCCGACACGCTGGGCTACGACGGCGTGCTGCTGCCCACCGGCCGTTCCTGCGAGGATGCCTGGGTGGCGGCCGCCAGCCTGATCGACGCTACCCGCCGCCTGAAATTCCTGGTGGCGGTGCGTCCCGGCCTGACCGCGCCCACGCTGTCGGCGCGCATGGCGGCGACCTTTGATCGCCTGTCCAACGGCCGCTTGCTGATCAACGTCGTCACCGGCGGCGACCCGGTGGAGCAGGAGAGCGACGGCGTGTTCGGCACCCACGCCGAGCGCTATGAGATCTCGGACGAATTCCTCAAGATCTGGCGCGACGTGCTGGCCAAGACGCATACCGGCGGCGAGACCAGCTTCGAGGGCAAGCACCTCAGCGTGAAGGGCGCCAAGGCGCTTTATCCGCCGGTGCAGGCGCCGTATCCGCCGCTGTATTTCGGCGGCTCCTCGGACGAGGCGATCGACCTCGCCGCCGAGCAGGTCGACGTCTACCTGACCTGGGGCGAGCCGCCGGCCGCCGTGGCCGAGAAGATCGCCCGCGTGCGCGAGCGCGCCGCCCGCGCCGGCCGCACGCTGCGTTTCGGCATCCGCCTGCACGTGATCGTGCGCGACACCAATGAAGGCGCATGGCGCGCCGCCGACGAATTGATCAGCCGCCTGGACGACGAGACCATCGCCAAGGCCCAGGCCAACTTCGCCCGCATGGATTCGGAAGGCCAGCGCCGCATGGCGGCCCTGCACGGCGGACGCCGCGACAAGCTGGAAGTGAGCCCCAACCTGTGGGCCGGCGTCGGCCTGGTGCGCGGCGGCGCCGGCACCGCGCTGGTGGGCGACGGCGAAACCGTGGCCGCGCGCCTGAAGGAATACGCGGCGCTGGGCATCGACACCTTCATCCTCTCCGGTTACCCGCACCTGGAAGAGTCCTACCGCTTCGCCGAGCTGGTGTTCCCGCACCTGCCGCGCGCGCAGCGCGAGGCGCAGGAGGAGCGCAAGCTCTCCGGCCCCTTCGGCGAGATCGTCGGCAACACCGAAGTGCCCAAGGCGGCGCCGGTGCGCGTGTCGGCAAGCTGA